The stretch of DNA CAATCCTCTTTTACTTTAACCCAAAGAGTCAGATATATTGGCTCTCCTATTAATTCTTCGATCTCTTTTCTAGCCTCAATACCAATCTCTTTCAGAAGTTTTCCATTCTTTCCAATAATTATACCCTTTTGAGAATCCCTCTCAACATAGATATTAATATCAAATTTATCTCTTCCATTCTCTCTTCTCTCAACATTAAGTATCTCAATAGCCACAGAGTGAGGAATCTCATCTCTAGTTTTTAAAAGAATCTTCTCTCTAACAATCTCTGTTATTATCTTATACACAGAAATATCAGTGTACATATCATCTGGGTAGTATTTTATCCCCTCTTCTAAAAATGGATCAATAGCCTCTAAAAGTTTAGGAAGTCCAAAGGCATATTGTCCAGATATCTCAACAACTCCATCAAAATCTCCAAGTTTTGCCTTTACTTCCTCTCTTTTCTCAGCTAATTTTTCATCAGATAGCTTGTCAATCTTATTTATAACAAGGATTCTTGGAGTTCTCTTTGCCTCCATAACTCTCTCCATTACAAATTGATCCCCTGTACTTATCTCTTGTGATCCATCTAATACAAATAGAATTACATCTACATCTTTTAAAATTCTTATTGCACTATTAGTCATATACTCACCTAATAAGTGCTTTGCCTTATGAATCCCCGGTGTATCAATGAAGATATATTGATTATCATTCAAATTTAAAATTCCCTTTATATTATCTCTTGTTGTTCCTGCTTTATCTGAAACTATCGCTACCTTTTCAGATACTAGCTTATTTATTAGAGTAGATTTACCAACATTTGGTCTACCTACAACAGCAATAAATCCTGCTTTCACCTATTAATCATCTCCTATTCCTATTTCTAAATATACTTTTTTTATCTTCTCCAACAATGTTTCTCTACTTTCTTCGCTCTCTCTATATTGAGAATTAGCTTTTTTTATCATATTTGGAGAAACTTCATGATCTATACCTGCCTTTTTTCCATAGGCTATAAATCTTGCTCTAAAACTTTGTCTTGAAAGCTCTGGAAATACTTTTTCATCCTCTGGAAAAACTTTCTCTACTATCTCTAAAAACTCTTTTAATCTATCTCCTAACTCTTGAGATATTGTTTCTGAAAATATATTTTTTCCTCTATTTATAACTACACTTCTAAACTCATATCTTTTTAAACTGTCTCTTGTTAAATTTAAGATATCATTTATTTGTAACCCTGTTTCATAAATCAATTTTATTATTAAACTATCTCTTATTCCTTCAAAACTATCTTCACATTTCTCTAATATCATATTTAACTCATAAAGTTCCAGCTCTTTAGGAACAAATTTTTGCAGTTTTGGAAGTTGAATATCTTTAATTGGTAGAGATTCTATTATTCTATTTTGAAGAAGATATTTATAGAAAGTTTTTAATGTACTTATCTTTCTATATATTGATCTATCACTATAGCTAATTTTTAAACTTTCAATATAGTTTAAGATAATCTCATTATTTACTTCTAAAATATCCTTCTCTCCTAAAAACTCTTTAAACTCATTGATATCTCTACTATACATATCTAAAGTGCTATCTGAAAATCTTTGATTTTCTCTAGCATCATTGAAAAATTTCTC from uncultured Fusobacterium sp. encodes:
- the era gene encoding GTPase Era encodes the protein MKAGFIAVVGRPNVGKSTLINKLVSEKVAIVSDKAGTTRDNIKGILNLNDNQYIFIDTPGIHKAKHLLGEYMTNSAIRILKDVDVILFVLDGSQEISTGDQFVMERVMEAKRTPRILVINKIDKLSDEKLAEKREEVKAKLGDFDGVVEISGQYAFGLPKLLEAIDPFLEEGIKYYPDDMYTDISVYKIITEIVREKILLKTRDEIPHSVAIEILNVERRENGRDKFDINIYVERDSQKGIIIGKNGKLLKEIGIEARKEIEELIGEPIYLTLWVKVKEDWRKKKPFLKELGYVEEK
- a CDS encoding tyrosine-type recombinase/integrase, whose protein sequence is MRDNIDFIEKFFNDARENQRFSDSTLDMYSRDINEFKEFLGEKDILEVNNEIILNYIESLKISYSDRSIYRKISTLKTFYKYLLQNRIIESLPIKDIQLPKLQKFVPKELELYELNMILEKCEDSFEGIRDSLIIKLIYETGLQINDILNLTRDSLKRYEFRSVVINRGKNIFSETISQELGDRLKEFLEIVEKVFPEDEKVFPELSRQSFRARFIAYGKKAGIDHEVSPNMIKKANSQYRESEESRETLLEKIKKVYLEIGIGDD